The genomic DNA ATGAATCAAATTATTCTAGATATACTAGAGGTTTTAAAATATAAAAATATAAATTATTCAGAATTTGTATCATTTTGGTCTGTTGTAGATTTGTCTTATAGTGGATTTTGTTCGATTGAAGAAAAAGAACAAAGAAAAATAATAAAAAAGATTTTAAATAAATATATTGATTTAAGACACAAAACTTATTTAAAATATGGTTATACGCCAGTTACACTTCAGGTCGGTCGTGATGCTAAAGCACATAAACAAAGTGGTTCTTTAGGAAATATTAAAGTTTCTAGTATTTTAAAAGATGCTGGTTTTGAAGATGGTAACCACAATAAAATTGAAGATTTTTTGTCTTTTAATAAGAAAAAGTTTATTGAAACAGATAAAAAAGGTAAAAAGCTTTTTAAAGATATTTTAAAATATTTTAAAATTAATTTTAAATGGAGTTCCAAAAAAGAAGATAAAATGCCTGATTTTCTGTTTCGTTATAGAAATAATATTTATATTTTAGAACATAAACATATGAAAGAGGGTGGTGGTGGACAAAACAAACAAATGAATGAGATAATATCACTTATTGAACAAAGCGAAAGAAAGAAAAAAGTAAAAATATATTATATTTCGTTTTTAGATGGAACATATTTTAATTTACTTTCAGATAACAAAAGTAAAAAAGATAAAATTAAAAAACAAATAACAAATATAAATAATAATTTAGAAAAAAATGAAAGAAATTATTTTGTAAATACTGCTGGTTTTACAAAATTTGTGGAACAGTTTAAATAAAATGTTATATAAAAACAATAAAATAACCCACCAGTGATTCTGGTGAGTTTTATTTTTATGAAATGTCTGAAATATATTGAGCAAGCTGTTGGGTAAAAAATCCGGTGGGGAATAAGTTGGCCATTGTTATCTCAACTCGCATACCATGATCTTCTATTATGGAACCTCCTTTGATTTTTAATCTTTGCAATATAGTTTTTGTTCCTATGTAAAAAGTGAGAAAACATCGCTGTTCCATGCGTAGAAGTTTCTCAACCCAATCCAAATTTACTGGTGAAAAATCTATGCGAATTCTTTCAGATTTTTTGCAGGCTTCTGATAGTTTCTTCTTCAATTCTTTATTTTCCACTTCTATCTTCTTTTGTAAAAAGATCTTAATTTAAGATTAAACTAAAAATGGTGCTTTGGCAACTTAAAATGAAAAAAGTGGCATGGCTCGTAGATGAGCGGTGCCACTTTTGTGACTATTTTCTTATTATGTCATCCCTATTCCTATAATAAAAAGTACAAAAGAAGTAGGAAATCCTACTATAAATGTTTTAGCTGAGTGTTTTCCTAAAAACGGAAACCACAAAAGCAAAGACCATAAAAAAAGAAAATAAACTATGCTTAATGTTAAGATAATTATTAAATATGTAATTTTTGAAGGTGTTATTTCATAAACTAAAAAAGAAAAAAATAAAGGAAAAATTAGAAAAATAACGGTAATTACATTTTTTAACTTAAACATGTTAAACTCCCTTAAAGCACTTTTGTCAAGAGTATTTGGGTAATTTTGGCTAAATTTAGCCAAAATTATTTGTGTACAAAACGGGTGAAAAAGTCGGTTATTTTCTCCCAAATTGTTACAGAGTTAGAAGATATAGATATAACAATTACAATGAAGAATAACCCAAGCGTATGGAAAAGTGCTGGAGTTGTGATATTTATGATAAGTAAAGCAATAAGCCCAGCAAAAAGCCCAATATATAGGTTTTTGTAATCACTTTGGACAATATTTATTTTTGTGATTAATGTCCGTTTTATATACAAAATTAAGGCCAAAAATATGGCAAGTCCTATGATTCCAAGTTCGGCTAGCATTTCGAAATATCCCCAGTCAAACTGCCGTGTAGTGATTTTGTCATAACTTATTAAACTTGTGTAAGTGATAGTTGCCCCAAGTCCAGATCCTACAATTGGGCTGGCTTTTATTTTGTCGAAAATAGGTGTAATTAAGGTCATTCTGGTGGCTGTGCTTGTCTCTATTTGTGGTTGCACAAAGCTAGCTGTACGAACTCCCAAAAGTGGAAGTCCGAGTGAACTTCCACCGCTTGCGAGTAGGGAAGTACCAAAAAATATCAAAAATACAGAAGCAATACTAAAAGCACAGATTTGAGTCCATTTTGTCCAGCTATGTTTGTATTTGAGAGTCAAAAGTCCAACTCCAAATCCTAAAAAGTATGCACGGGAAAAGTTGAGAATTAAGACAAAAAAACTAAACAGCAAAAGTGCTACTAAGAATTTTTTGTAGTCTTTTTGTTTTTTAATTAGAAGTCCAACTAAAACTAAACTTAAAACTACAAGAAGTAAATGTTCTGGCGTTACAATTCTAAAAAATCCATCTCCCATTTCTGTGATTTTGCCCATTGCCACATCGCGAAACCATTTGTAATAAATTCCATGGATTTTGGTAAAACCAGCCGAAAAAACAATAAAATTGAATAACGAAAATATAAATGAGCCAGTTATAAAAGCCACTGCAAATTGTAAAAATTTAATTTGAGTTTCGCGTTCTTTTAGAAAATAATAAGAAGCCGGTGTAAGAAGTAAAATTGAAAATGGTAGAAAATCTTGTACAACAGCTCTAAACCCATGACCATTTACAAGTGCCATTACAGAAGTTAAGCCTAGATAAATTAGTAATAATAAAATTAAAAAAGAAGGGACGACAGGAAGCGAAGCATTGTGTTTGTATTTTTTGCTTAAAAGTGGAGTAATAAACCAAAGAGCTATAAAAGTAAGTACAAGCATGGTTCGAATGGAAAGCCCAGCAAACTCAAAGAAATGTCCAGCTCCACCCAAAAATAATTCACCGATTAAAATTATCCACGCCCACTCGGGTTTGTAAAAATATAAAATTCCAAATAAAAAAACAAAAGACAGTGATATTATTGCCTGGATAAATAAATGTGGTGCAAGGAAAAAAGATAGAATTCTTACGCCAATAAAAATGGAAACCATAAGAAGAACATTCTCGTTGAAGATTTTTTTTGGATTTGCGAGGAATTTTAGCATACTTGAAGAGTTAGTTTTAAATATTGTTTCTACCTAAATCCTAAAATTTAGTTAACGAAACCATACTTAAAACTAACTCTCATTACGAAAGCTGTGCGTTATCTATTGCTTTAAAACCATTTGTGAAAGTTTGTGCATCCATTTTATTTTTTCCTTCTAGTTGAAGTTCTAAAATTTCAATAGATTTTTCACCAGTTCCTACGAAGATTTGCTTTCCTTCTATCAGTACTTCTCCTACGTGGATTTCCTTTTCTGAAGGTTTAATTTTCAAAAGCTTTAGATTTTTTCCTTCCCAAGAAGTAGAAATTCCTGGCCAAGGAGTTAGCCCACGATATAAATTATAAATTTGAGCATTTGTTTGGCTCCAATCTATCTTACCATTTTTTCGGGTTAGTTGTCTGCAAAAAGTTGCTTTTGAGTCGTTTTGCTCTTGGGGAATTATATTTTTATCTATAAAATCTTTGGCAGTTTGAGCAATTATTTTTGCACCAATTTCTGCTAATTTTTCATCTATATCCAAATAGGTGTCATCTGCTAAAATTTCCAATTTTTCTTGTTTCAAAATTGCACCTTCGTCTAAACCTTCGGACATTTGCATAACCGTAATTCCAGTTTCATCATCACCATTTATAAGTGTAGTTTGAATTGGAGAGGCTCCACGATATTTGGGAAGTAGCGAGGTGTGCACATTTAAAATTCCATGCGTTGGAGCTTCCAAAATCTGATTTGGAACGATTAAACCATATTGCGCAGTAATTCCCACATCTGTTTTAAAATTCTCGGCATTTGCTGTTTTTAGGCTTTCTAGTTGAATTACTTCCAAACCATTCTTAAGTGCAAAAACTTTCACCGGCGGAGGAGTCATTACTTTTTTTCTGCCAACAGGTCTGTCTGGTTGAGTAATTACTTTTTCAACAGAAATAAAAGGCGCTTTCAAAAGTCCTTTCAAAATTTCTACCGCAAAATTATGCGTCCCAAAAAATATTACTTTTATTTTAGATTTTTCCATTTATTTCTTCTTCGTGGATATTTTTAGCTTTGAATATAAAAAGTTCGCCGTTCAAATGGTCAACTTCGTGTTGAATAATACGAGCAAAAAATCCATCGGCCTCAAAAGAAAATTCTTCACCTTTTTCATTTACTGCTTTTACTTTTATATTTTTCATTCTTTTTACCTTCCCAAAAGTGTGCGGAACAGAAAGACATCCTTCGGTATCAGAAACTTTTTTTCTACTAGTCTTTTCCCAAGTTGGGTTGAACATTACCAAATCTTTTTTGTCTGGAGTGAATTGTTTTGTAATTATACAAAGTCTGATTTCTTTTCCAATTTGTGGCGCAGCCAAACCAACTCCGTCTGCGTTGTACATAGTTTCTACCATATCCTTTATCAACTTTTTTGCTTCTTTGGATACCACAAAATCAAGATCAACCTCGCGGGACCTTGTAGTTAAAATTTCATTTGGATGTTTTAAAATTGGTAAAATCATATTGATAATAGTGATAATGGATTTACATCAATCCGCCATTCGCTTGGGATCTTTTTGTTAATTTCCGCTATTTCTTTATATACATTATAGCGTTTTTCGTCTGTTTCGTGAAGCTTTTTTTTCAGCAAAATCACAAACCAATATTTCCCCCTATAAAACATTGGCGTGCTTTGTAGTGGACCCATTATTTTACATGTTTTTACCCCGTTTGTCAATTCATTATACAGTTTTTCTGCTTCTTTGTGAGCGGTAAATTCATTTTCGTGGCCATACATGTATTTTACAATAAAACTATATGGTGGATAGTTTAAAGCTTTGCGCCCATTCAAATCCATTCTATAAAATCTATCTGGTTCAAACAAAGATTTAAACAAAAAATGGTTTGGCGATAAAGTTTGTACAAAAAATGAACTATCTTTTTTTCTAGTAAACTGAACTTTTTGAATTAAATGCCAAATTTTTTCTTGAGCACCAAATTCTGGCAAATTTAATTCTGTATCAATATTTACAAATAAAAATAGTTTTGTCTTCTCCCAACGGATATTTTTGAAAGCCTTTGCAGTTCCTACAATTATTCTTTGCCCTTCTTTAAAATCTACATTTTCATCATCGCCATCTATTCTATAGATTTCTTTATTTGGCAATATTTTTCTTAATTCTTTTTCGATTCCTTGTGTCCCAGCTCCAAAGTTTTTTATATCGATACTTCTACATTTTGGACATTGAACTAAAATATTCTTTTTTATTTTACAATAATGACATTGCAAAGTTTCTGTCTTTTCATGTGTGACGAGCGGTAGATTACATTTTTCACATCTTTCTATATGTCCACAATTATTACAAATAAGACATCCCGAAAGCCCGCGTCTATTTATATATAGAAAAATATCGCCAGTTTCTTCTTTTAATTTCTCCTCTGCATACCAAGAAAAAGGGGAGTAGTTTTTTCCTCTCCTCTCGTCCACCATATTTATTATTTTTGGTAATTCTTGCGGTGGTGTGCTTATTTTTTCTTTTATATTTTTTGGTGCATCATAAATATTTTTGTA from Candidatus Magasanikbacteria bacterium includes the following:
- a CDS encoding O-antigen ligase family protein, whose translation is MLKFLANPKKIFNENVLLMVSIFIGVRILSFFLAPHLFIQAIISLSFVFLFGILYFYKPEWAWIILIGELFLGGAGHFFEFAGLSIRTMLVLTFIALWFITPLLSKKYKHNASLPVVPSFLILLLLIYLGLTSVMALVNGHGFRAVVQDFLPFSILLLTPASYYFLKERETQIKFLQFAVAFITGSFIFSLFNFIVFSAGFTKIHGIYYKWFRDVAMGKITEMGDGFFRIVTPEHLLLVVLSLVLVGLLIKKQKDYKKFLVALLLFSFFVLILNFSRAYFLGFGVGLLTLKYKHSWTKWTQICAFSIASVFLIFFGTSLLASGGSSLGLPLLGVRTASFVQPQIETSTATRMTLITPIFDKIKASPIVGSGLGATITYTSLISYDKITTRQFDWGYFEMLAELGIIGLAIFLALILYIKRTLITKINIVQSDYKNLYIGLFAGLIALLIINITTPALFHTLGLFFIVIVISISSNSVTIWEKITDFFTRFVHK
- the fmt gene encoding methionyl-tRNA formyltransferase, with amino-acid sequence MEKSKIKVIFFGTHNFAVEILKGLLKAPFISVEKVITQPDRPVGRKKVMTPPPVKVFALKNGLEVIQLESLKTANAENFKTDVGITAQYGLIVPNQILEAPTHGILNVHTSLLPKYRGASPIQTTLINGDDETGITVMQMSEGLDEGAILKQEKLEILADDTYLDIDEKLAEIGAKIIAQTAKDFIDKNIIPQEQNDSKATFCRQLTRKNGKIDWSQTNAQIYNLYRGLTPWPGISTSWEGKNLKLLKIKPSEKEIHVGEVLIEGKQIFVGTGEKSIEILELQLEGKNKMDAQTFTNGFKAIDNAQLS
- the def gene encoding peptide deformylase, which translates into the protein MILPILKHPNEILTTRSREVDLDFVVSKEAKKLIKDMVETMYNADGVGLAAPQIGKEIRLCIITKQFTPDKKDLVMFNPTWEKTSRKKVSDTEGCLSVPHTFGKVKRMKNIKVKAVNEKGEEFSFEADGFFARIIQHEVDHLNGELFIFKAKNIHEEEINGKI
- the priA gene encoding primosomal protein N' yields the protein MFAKIIPLRKMPFGLGWFDYKIPAEFENSIQVGQLVKIPFRKSSLFGVVFEVMDKTEIKGKAREIENIILKTPILTAKHIEFGILSARLYGVSPAIILKMMLPPLQTRKLQKVEIEKIEENSKNFKKTKIFVYKNLEEQKKYLKKIISEQTLIIVPEKEDIKNILNILPKENVIVWHSGLSVKEQFNTWFQIRNEDKKIIIGTRGAVFLPIPNLKNIVIDKEHHEGHKHWDQNPRYNTKDIANLYTEIFGIQINLTSYSPSSETYFSIYKNIYDAPKNIKEKISTPPQELPKIINMVDERRGKNYSPFSWYAEEKLKEETGDIFLYINRRGLSGCLICNNCGHIERCEKCNLPLVTHEKTETLQCHYCKIKKNILVQCPKCRSIDIKNFGAGTQGIEKELRKILPNKEIYRIDGDDENVDFKEGQRIIVGTAKAFKNIRWEKTKLFLFVNIDTELNLPEFGAQEKIWHLIQKVQFTRKKDSSFFVQTLSPNHFLFKSLFEPDRFYRMDLNGRKALNYPPYSFIVKYMYGHENEFTAHKEAEKLYNELTNGVKTCKIMGPLQSTPMFYRGKYWFVILLKKKLHETDEKRYNVYKEIAEINKKIPSEWRIDVNPLSLLSI